Proteins encoded within one genomic window of Eurosta solidaginis isolate ZX-2024a chromosome 1, ASM4086904v1, whole genome shotgun sequence:
- the Dis3 gene encoding exosome complex exonuclease RRP44: MQTIREFTRKTKRGNILKIVREHYLRDDLGCGAEICENCVQDEASVALLPEREVKSALFTFPHYIVLDTNVVLNQIDVLEEDAIKNVIVLSTVLSEVKHNSSGVYKRFRDVVQYKARGFYVFVNEHHKDTYVEREPGESANDRNDRAIRKATLWYDQHLSEAHEGRANKKTGRPCTRVIMLTDDAGNRERAEKDGILVASAEEYVKSLTDYPMLIDKYARKSFESDKKTIPIFPTHLSINEIHDGIKAKRFLQGSFQASRENYLEGAVSVEGFEHPVLIQGRESLNRAVDGDIVAIKLLPKDEWSAPSEIVLEEGVGEDPGDNVARTDKEKVVFVKPKNKAGEIRPTGKVVGIIRRKWRQYCGILQPSLLESTTRHIFIPADRKIPRVRIETRQAEQLVNKRIIVAIDSWPRTSRYPHGHFVRSLGPLGDMNTENEVILLEHDVPHSKFSEEVLSFLPKMPWIITPEDYEKRVDLRDLNICSVDPPGCTDIDDALHCRELPNGRLEVGVHIADVSHFIRPGNALDKEAASRGTTVYLVGKRIDMVPELLSSNLCSLVGGEERFAFSCIWELDNEANILTKRFHKSVIKSKAAMTYEQAQIIIDDTLQQTEIAKSLRHLNRLAKILKKRRMDNGALVLASPEIRFQVDSETHEPLEVEAKQVRETNSMVEEFMLLANCTVAEHICTEFPECAMLRRHPRPAPSNFEPLIKAASHQGFEIKIESGLELASSLDSCVKPDNAYFNTMIRILTTRCMMQAVYFISGTLQPEEFFHYGLATPIYTHFTSPIRRYSDIIVHRLLAASIGADSTYADLLDKKLNEELCHNLNYRHKMAQYAGRASVALNTHLFFRGKTQDEEGYVLFVRKNALQILIPKFGLEGTVYLNSLSGDKQATPGGVVFKFNEEDYTQRCGDVVFHAFDPVTVRLSLDSRNVQHEKLVFQLVKPYIKGFSAELIESENVEMSNVSGIKSAEDAPPPKKSKKTLKKKK; this comes from the exons ATGCAGACAATACGCGAATTCACGCGTAAAACAAAGCGTGGTAATATTCTTaag ATCGTGCGTGAACATTACCTACGTGATGATCTGGGTTGTGGTGCTGAGATATGCGAAAACTGTGTACAAGATGAAGCCTCTGTTGCTTTACTACCCGAGCGCGAAGTCAAAAGTGCATTATTTACGTTTCCCCATTATATCGTTTTGGATACAAATGTGGTGCTCAATCAGATCGATGTGCTGGAAGAGGATGCCATCAAAAATGTTATCGTATTGTCTACCGTATTGAGTGAAGTAAAGCACAATAGTAGCGGAGTTTATAAACGGTTTCGAGATGTGGTCCAGTACAAGGCACGTGGATTCTACGTATTTGTGAATGAACATCATAA GGATACTTACGTAGAACGTGAACCCGGTGAAAGTGCTAATGATCGCAACGATCGCGCTATACGAAAGGCCACACTCTGGTATGATCAACATTTATCAGAAGCACATGAGGGTCGTGCTAACAAGAAAACTGGGAGGCCATGCACCAGAGTCATTATGCTCACTGACGACGCTGGCAATAGAGAACGTGCAGAAAAAGATGGCATACTTGTTGCTAGCGCTGAGGAGTATGTAAAATCGTTAACCGACTATCCTATGCTTATTGATAAGTACGCACGCAAAAGCTTCGAAAGTGATAAGAAAACCATACCAATATTTCCAACACATTTGAGTATAAATGAAATACATGATGGCATTAAGGCGAAAAGGTTTCTGCAGGGCTCATTTCAAGCGTCACGTGAGAACTACCTCGAAGGTGCTGTTTCTGTAGAAGGTTTTGAGCATCCA GTTCTTATTCAAGGCCGTGAATCCTTGAACCGCGCCGTAGATGGTGACATTGTTGCTATTAAACTTTTACCCAAAGATGAGTGGTCAGCACCGAGTGAGATTGTTCTAGAAGAAGGTGTTGGTGAAGATCCTGGAGATAATGTAGCACGTACTGATAAAGAAAAGGTAGTTTTTGTCAAACCCAAAAATAAAGCTGGAGAAATCCGTCCTACAGGCAAAGTTGTCGGTATTATACGTCGCAAATGGCGCCAGTATTGTGGTATATTACAGCCTAGTTTGTTGGAAAGCACCACTCGTCATATATTCATACCGGCAGACCGTAAAATTCCACGCGTACGTATAGAAACACGACAGGCTGAGCAATTGGTAAATAAGCGTATAATTGTGGCGATAGATTCATGGCCACGCACATCTCGTTACCCACATGGCCATTTTGTTCGTAGCCTAGGACCATTAGGTGATATGAATACAGaaaatgaagttattttgttaGAGCACGATGTGCCACATAGCAAGTTTTCGGAAGAAGTTTTGAGTTTTCTACCTAAAATGCCTTGGATCATTACACCAGAA GATTATGAAAAGCGTGTCGATTTACGTGACTTGAACATTTGCTCAGTCGATCCCCCAGGATGTACAGATATCGATGATGCACTGCACTGTCGCGAACTGCCAAATGGACGGTTGGAAGTGGGCGTACATATTGCTGACGTAAGTCACTTTATACGTCCGGGAAACGCATTAGACAAAGAAGCGGCATCACGTGGCACCACTGTATATTTGGTGGGCAAACGTATTGACATGGTGCCTGAGCTATTAAGTTCCAATTTGTGCTCGTTGGTGGGTGGTGAAGAAAGATTCGCTTTTTCTTGTATATGGGAACTGGATAATGAAGCAAATATATTGACTAAACGATTTCATAAAAGTGTAATCAAATCGAAGGCAGCGATGACATATGAGCAAGCACAAATCATAATTGACGATACCCTGCAGCAAACTGAAATTGCAAAATCGCTTAGACACCTTAATAGATTAGCAAAGATATTGAAGAAACGGCGCATGGACAATGG TGCTTTAGTGCTAGCTTCACCTGAAATACGTTTTCAAGTTGATAGTGAAACACATGAACCATTAGAAGTGGAAGCGAAGCAAGTGCGTGAAACCAATTCTATGGTAGAAGAGTTTATGTTATTAGCCAATTGTACCGTAGCAGAACATATATGTACAGAATTTCCCGAATGCGCTATGCTGCGACGTCATCCACGTCCAGCACCTAGCAATTTCGAGCCACTTATTAAAGCAGCGAGTCATCAAGGTTTTGAAATTAAAATCGAGTCTGGATTGGAATTAGCCAGCTCTTTGGATTCTTGCGTAAAACCAGATAATGCATATTTTAATACGATGATACGTATTCTCACGACACGTTGTATGATGCAAGCAGTTTATTTTATTAGCGGTACCTTACAACCTGAAGAATTCTTTCATTATGGCTTAGCGACACCGATTTACACACATTTTACATCGCCAATTCGTAG atACTCTGATATTATTGTCCATCGGTTATTGGCTGCGTCTATAGGTGCCGATAGCACATACGCTGATTTACTCGACAAGAAATTGAATGAGGAGCTATGCCATAATTTAAATTACCGCCACAAAATGGCTCAATATGCTGGACGAGCTTCTGTCGCATTAAATACGCATTTGTTCTTCCGTGGTAAAACACAGGACGAAGAAGG CTATGTGCTCTTTGTACGAAAGAATGCTTTACAAATACTTATACCCAAATTCGGTTTAGAAGGCACTGTTTATTTAAATTCGCTGTCAGGTGATAAACAAGCAACGCCCGGTGGTGTAGTATTCAAGTTTAACGAAGAG gaTTATACACAACGTTGTGGTGATGTTGTTTTTCATGCATTCGATCCAGTAACTGTGCGCTTGAGTTTAGATTCGCGCAATGTTCAACATGAAAAGCTTGTATTCCAATTGGTTAAACCATATATTAAGGGCTTCAGTGCTGAATTAATAGAAAGTGAAAACGTAGAAATGTCAAACGTTTCGGGAATAAAATCAGCCGAAGATGCGCCTCCTCCAAAGAAGAGTAAAAAAACGCTAAAGAAAAAGAAATAA
- the Rrp5 gene encoding rRNA biogenesis protein RRP5, which produces MVIVEKSFPRGGVSSKDQNSEKLKENIIFGALQKKLKKPKSKPSDEGFVSTAENEQIQTASAELLNLDTIQDGMNIMGIVKAIDQLYLSISLPGRMTARVSALEISDSYTKATKEFLQQNDTGNTFKPLTELYHIGQIVYGRVQEIKQNDHGHKQILMSLRPTEVHTELSHTNVKKGFVFNGAIEEIQEHGYIIETGIKGLRTFVPLENVQHNNHVVGELIFLKVKKITADKSVSTCICKELKPENMIIKNQTDPNIDYILPSTIVQFTVTKQLKDGLQGTIMNEAFTAYINEHQLSEALALPEDYELNSTLKARILYVMPLTKFVYLTLNLRTTPNEESSVQEFKRGDIVEKAKVHHLGTGGVILILNNKFKGLLSYRTIKSNFKGNYDHDQILIKYAKKTKHKVRVLDYDSMDSLYICTDNAETVNEKVFALDDIKPGEFVTAIVREKDDKVGGYSMQVGRIKGIIEKLYLAAVPKSLETNSKMRCRVLAVNPDRKTVYLTNRQEYMSKHCKALTNLQYAHQNATYMGTIVKINKEYFLVKFFNDLKGVLYKQRLSKIFGAETFTFHEGQTMAFRILSKNGDQITLTLADDTFDLGEICTINVAHILESGLEINITYHPESDYEMVNDDNESQSTEVKGLVPLRMLSDYPDLLYGKLRTFTPNTSTQAVCIIKNIFSIRDVPYFQTHLTNNWKNLNTGDILKAHIKNLENDIVELMLPIRNYGKLVKVHLKMLLVNAYKSASVELTPEQVVYVKVLGKEYATKTITVSAKLTDVWDNDLKSTGYYVENYLKEVSEIRKAHKKLGYSIGAHKCGEKVMTRFRGVNADTNDWQYEIEKTKVMAVVKAKLVGKSKPPKLDTKEECLILWVDYSNELIYISNKECDVSHVSSERNIPNNLVGKSGINAKVLLKTEQLVICSLKKGPNPLVYCPLRLHFNDFENSACAGISEGDFCKLAIIHDKLPIAVPENTWKLWHSMKRKTKIELDNNIKLELDNTPKAKKAKLDKGSKEKPLKVKEIKIEKQHNSTNQSKQKTATVETSEPPKAKKKKHEKNKSKSSDSLFFEDKIPNKIVLIDSNKESDVEDIKNEFSTKTTPKFLPGISDFWNADLSKLNNKALGSSDDDDTDGEFKNGIVEAGQKKKKLTAMEKFKLQREEEARLRQIEAKYADPNHLPESVDQFDRLVLSDPNNSKHWINYMVYHLQSTEIDKARAVARRAIKAIAYREDNEQLNIWVALLNLELRYGTKESFDEALKEALICNDPLKVYLRALEILCDGKKTQEVIEMISLITKKFKAQPEVWRATANAYFLIEMQERAQQLLHKALACLPEREHVNTIVAFGNLNHKYGNNEMAQTLLDQVVTSYPKRVDVWTQYVDMLVKAQMIDSARSVLERAIIQKIPMKKMRTIFKKYLEFEERFGTAADVEKVKKLAKEYVKRNTHL; this is translated from the exons ATGGTGATTGTTGAGAAAAGTTTTCCTCGAGGAGGAGTAAGTTCAAAGGACCAGAATTCAGAGAAGTTGAAAGAAAACATT ATTTTTGGTGCACTACAAAAGAAATTAAAGAAGCCGAAATCGAAGCCATCAGATGAGGGCTTCGTTTCTACAGCTGAAAATGAACAGATTCAGACTGCATCTGCTGAACTGCTAAATTTAGACACCATTCAGGATGGCATGAATATAATGGGTATAGTGAAGGCTATTGATCAGCTTTATCTAAGCATCTCGTTGCCGGGTCGTATGACAGCACGAGTGTCTGCATTGGAAATTTCCGACTCTTACACCAAAGCTACTAAAGAATTTCTACAACAAAATGATACTGGAAACACTTTTAAGCCATTGACTGAATTATACCATATAGGTCAAATAGTATATGGGCGCGTACAGGAAATCAAACAAAATGATCATGGTCACAAGCAAATTTTAATGTCATTACGTCCGACCGAAGTACATACCGAATTGTCACATACCAATGTCAAGAAAGGATTTGTTTTTAATGGCGCAATAGAGGAGATACAAGAACATGGTTACATTATAGAGACAGGTATTAAAGGTTTGCGCACATTCGTACCTTTAGAAAATGTACAGCACAACAATCATGTTGTAGGAGAATTGATATTTCTGAAAGTGAAGAAAATAACTGCGGATAAATCTGTTAGTACATGCATTTGCAAGGAGCTCAAGCCTGAAAATATgataataaaaaatcaaacaGATCCAAATATCGATTACATTTTGCCAAGTACGATCGTGCAATTTACGGTAACAAAGCAACTTAAAGATGGTTTACAAGGCACAATTATGAATGAAGCATTCACGGCGTACATAAATGAGCATCAATTGTCAGAAGCTTTGGCACTTCCAGAAGATTATGAATTAAATTCTACTTTAAAGGCACGTATATTGTACGTCATGCCACTCACTAAgtttgtatatttaacattgaatTTACGTACAACTCCCAATGAAGAGTCCTCTGTACAGGAATTTAAGAGGGGTGATATCGTTGAAAAAGCAAAGGTACATCACTTGGGCACAGGTGGTGTTATTTTGATACTAAATAACAAATTCAAAGGTTTGCTTTCTTATCGCACCATCAAATCTAACTTTAAAGGAAATTATGATCACGATCAGATATTGATTAAATATGCAAAGAAAACCAAACACAAAGTGCGTGTGCTTGACTATGATTCAATGGATTCACTGTACATCTGTACCGACAACGCAGAAACTGTAAACGAGAAAGTATTTGCATTGGATGATATAAAGCCAGGCGAATTTGTAACTGCAATCGTGAGAGAAAAAGATGATAAAGTCGGAGGTTATAGCATGCAAGTTGGCAGAATTAAAG GTATAATAGAAAAGTTATATCTGGCGGCAGTGCCGAAGTCACTTGAAACGAATTCTAAGATGCGTTGTCGTGTGTTAGCCGTCAACCCAGACCGCAAAACCGTTTATTTAACAAATAGACAAGAATATATGTCGAAACACTGTAAAGCACTAACCAATTTACAATACGCACATCAGAATGCCACCTACATGGGTACCATAGTTAagataaataaagaatattttttggTAAAGTTCTTCAATGATCTCAAAGGAGTGCTATACAAACAACGTCTGAGTAAAATTTTTGGTGCAGAAACATTTACCTTCCATGAAGGTCAAACAATGGCATTTCGTATATTATCCAAGAATGGTGATCAAATCACATTAACACTAGCTGATGATACATTTGATTTGGGTGAAATATGTACCATTAATGTGGCTCACATATTAGAATCAggtttagaaataaatattacaTATCATCCTGAAAGTGATTATGAAATGGTTAATGATGATAATGAGTCGCAATCTACGGAAGTTAAAGGACTTGTTCCGTTACGTATGTTATCCGATTATCCTGATTTATTGTATGGCAAACTGCGTACTTTTACACCTAATACTTCTACGCAGGCTGTATGCATTATCAAAAATATATTCAGTATACGCGATGTGCCATATTTTCAAACACATTTAACTAATAATTGGAAAAACTTAAATACAGGCGATATTTTAAAGGCAcatattaaaaatttagaaaatgatATCGTTGAGTTGATGCTACCAATACGTAACTATGGCAAGTTAgtgaaagtacatttaaaaatgttaCTAGTTAATGCATATAAAAGCGCAAGTGTTGAGCTTACACCGGAACAAGTGGTCTATGTAAAAGTTCTAGGCAAAGAATATGCAACAAAAACAATCACTGTATCAGCTAAATTGACCGATGTATGGGACAATGATCTGAAAAGTACTGGATATTATGTGGAAAA TTACTTAAAAGAAGTATCTGAAATTAGAAAAGCTCACAAGAAACTGGGTTATAGTATTGGTGCTCATAAATGTGGCGAAAAAGTGATGACCCGATTTCGGGGCGTAAATGCCGATACAAATGATTGGCAATATGAGATTGAAAAAACAAAGGTCATGGCCGTGGTGAAAGCAAAACTGGTTGGCAAATCTAAGCCACCCAAATTGGATACAAAAGAAGAATGCCTTATCCTTTGGGTAGACTATTCTAATGAATTGATTTATATTAGTAACAAAGAATGTGATGTTTCGCACGTAAGCAGCGAGAGGAATATACCCAATAATTTAGTAGGCAAATCAGGCATTAATGCTAAAGTTTTACTTAAGACAGAACAGTTAGTTATTTGCTCattaaaaaaaggaccaaatccaCTCGTTTATTGCCCATTACGATTGCATTTCAATGATTTTGAGAATTCTGCGTGTGCAGGAATTTCTGAGGGAGATTTCTGTAAGTTGGCAATCATTCATGATAAACTTCCTATTGCTGTACCGGAAAACACTTGGAAACTTTGGCATAGTATGAAACGCAAAACTAAGATAGAACTTGATAACAACATAAAATTAGAACTTGATAATACACCAAAGGCAAAAAAAGCCAAATTAGATAAAGGAAGCAAAGAAAAACCTTTGAAAGTAAaggaaattaaaattgaaaagcaACATAACTCTACTAATCAAAGTAAGCAAAAAACTGCTACGGTGGAAACCAGTGAACCGCCAAAAGCAAAGAagaaaaaacatgaaaaaaataaGAGCAAGTCAAGCGATTCACTTTTTTTTGAAGACAAAATACCCAATAAAATCGTTCTAATTGATAGTAACAAAGAATCGGATGTAGAAGATATAAAGAATGAATTCTCAACTAAAACTACGCCAAAGTTTTTGCCCGGTATAAGTGACTTTTGGAACGCAGATCTTTCAAAATTGAATAACAAAGCACTCGGCTCTAGTGACGACGACGACACTGATGGCGAATTTAAAAATGGCATTGTTGAAGCAgggcaaaagaagaaaaaattaaccGCTATGGAGAAATTCAAATTGCAGCGAGAGGAAGAGGCGCGTCTACGTCAAATCGAAGCAAAATACGCCGATCCAAATCATCTACCCGAGAGCGTGGATCAATTTGATCGTTTGGTATTATCTGATCCAAATAACAGTAAACACTGGATAAACTATATGGTTTATCATTTACAATCGACAGAAATAGATAAAGCGCGTGCAGTAGCAAGGCGTGCTATAAAAGCAATTGCTTATCGTGAGGATAATGAACAACTTAATATTTGGGTAGCATTATTGAATTTAGAATTACGTTATGGCACCAAGGAATCATTCGATGAAGCACTAAAGGAGGCGCTCATCTGCAATGATCCACTTAAAGTTTATTTACGCGCATTGGAAATACTCTGTGATGGCAAGAAAACACAAGAAGTTATTGAAATGATTAGCTTAATAACAAAGAAATTCAAAGCGCAGCCAGAGGTTTGGCGTGCTACAGCAAATGCATATTTTCTCATAGAAATGCAAGAGCGTGCTCAGCAATTGTTACATAAAGCATTAGCATGTTTGCCTGAAAGAGAAC aTGTCAACACTATTGTTGCTTTTGGCAATTTGAATCACAAATATGGCAATAATGAAATGGCACAAACATTACTCGATCAAGTAGTCACCTCGTATCCGAAGCGTGTAGATGTGTGGACACAATATGTAGATATGCTGGTAAAGGCACAAATGATTGATTCAGCGAG AAGTGTATTGGAACGCGCCATTATACAGAAAATACCAATGAAGAAAATGCGTACGATTTTCAAAAAGTATCTTGAATTCGAAGAACGTTTTGGCACGGCCGCAGACGTGGAGAAGGTGAAAAAATTAGCTAAAGAATATGTGAAACGTAATACGCACCTGTGA